The following are encoded in a window of Sorex araneus isolate mSorAra2 chromosome 11, mSorAra2.pri, whole genome shotgun sequence genomic DNA:
- the OGA gene encoding protein O-GlcNAcase — protein sequence MVQKESQAALEERESELGANAAASAGASLEPPAAAAPGEDSPGGAGGAVVAGAAGGARRFLCGVVEGFYGRPWVMEQRKELFRRLQKWELNTYLYAPKDDYKHRMFWREMYSVEEAEQLMTLISAAREYEIEFIYAISPGLDITFSNPKEVSTLKRKLDQVSQFGCRSFALLFDDIDHNMCAADKEVFSSFAHAQVSITNEIYQYLGEPETFLFCPTEYCGTFCYPNVSQSPYLRTVGEKLLPGIEVLWTGPKVVSKEIPVESIEEVSKIIKRAPVIWDNIHANDYDQKRLFLGPYKGRSTELIPRLKGVLTNPNCEFEANYVAIHTLATWYKSNMNGVRKDVVMTDSEDSTVSIQIKLENEGSDEDIETDVLYSPQMALKLALTEWLQEFGVPHQYSSRQVAHSGAKASVVDGTPLVAASSLNAATVVTTVYQEPIMSQGAALSGEPTALTKEEEKKQPDEEPMDMVVEKQEETDHKNDNQILTEIVEAKMAEELKPMDTDKESIAESKSPEMSMQEDCISDIAPMQTDEQTNKEQFVPGPNEKPLYTAEPVTLEDLQLLADLFYLPYEHGPKGAQMLREFQWLRANSSVVSVNCKGKDSEKIEEWRSRAAKFEEMCGLVMGMFTRLSNCANRTILYDMYSYVWDIKSIMSMVKSFVQWLGCRSHSSAQFLIGDQEPWAFRGGLAGEFQRLLPIDGANDLFFQPPPLTPTSKVYTIRPYFPKDEASVYKICREMYDDGVGLPFQSQPDLIGDKLVGGLLSLSLDYCFVLEDEDGICGYALGTVDVTPFIKKCKISWIPFMQEKYTKPNGDKELSEAEKIMLSFHEEQEVLPETFLANFPSLIKMDIHKKVTDPSVAKSMMACLLSSLKANGSRGAFCEVRPDDKRILEFYSKLGCFEIAKMEGFPKDVVILGRSL from the exons ATGGTGCAGAAGGAGAGCCAGGCGGCGCTGGAGGAGCGGGAGAGCGAGCTCGGCGCCAACGCCGCCGCCTCCGCGGGGGCCTCGTTGGAGCCGCCGGCAGCTGCGGCCCCCGGAGAAGACAGTCCCGGCGGGGCCGGGGGAGCCGTGGTggccggggcggccgggggcgCCCGGAGGTTCCTGTGCGGCGTGGTGGAAG GATTTTATGGAAGACCTTGGGTTATGGAACAGAGAAAAGAACTCTTTAGAAG GCTCCAGAAATGGGAATTAAATACATACTTGTATGCCCCGAAAGATGACTACAAACATAGGATGTTTTGGCGAGAGATGTATTCAGTGGAAGAAGCTG AGCAACTCATGACTCTCATCTCTGCTGCACGGGAATATGAGATAGAGTTCATATATGCTATCTCACCTGGATTGGATATTACCTTTTCTAACCCCAAGGAAGTATCCACATTGAAACGCAAATTGGACCAg GTTTCTCAGTTTGGATGcaggtcatttgctttgctttttgatgATATTGACCATAATATGTGTGCAGCAGACAAAGAGGTATTCAGTTCTTTTGCTCATGCCCAGGTCTCCATCACAAATGAAATCTATCAATACCTAGGAGAGCCAGAAACTTTCCTCTTTTGTCCCACAG AATACTGTGGCACTTTCTGTTACCCAAATGTGTCCCAGTCGCCTTACCTAAGGACTGTGGGTGAAAAACTTCTACCTGGGATTGAGGTGCTTTGGACAG GTCCCAAAGTTGTTTCTAAAGAAATTCCAGTTGAGTCTATTGAAGAGGTTTCAAAGATTATTAAGAGAGCTCCAGTAATCTGGGATAACATCCATGCTAATGACTATGATCAGAAGAGACTCTTTCTGGGCCCATACAAGGGACGCTCTACAGAACTTATTCCACGGTTAAAAGGAGTGCTCACTAATCCAAATTGTGAATTCGAAGCTAACTATGTCGCTATCCATACCCTTGCCACCTGGTATAAATCAAACATGAACGGAGTAAGAAAAGATGTAGTGATGA ctgatAGTGAAGACAGCACTGTGTCAATTCAGATCAAGTTAGAAAATGAAGGCAGCGATGAAGACATTGAAACTGATGTCCTCTATAGTCCTCAGATGGCTCTAAAGCTAGCTCTAACAGAATGGCTGCAGGAATTTGGCGTACCTCATCAGTACAGCA gtaggCAGGTTGCACACAGTGGAGCTAAAGCAAGTGTGGTTGATGGGACTCCTTTAGTCGCAGCCTCATCTTTAAATGCCGCTACTGTTGTTACAACGGTTTACCAGGAGCCCATTATGAGCcagggagcagccttgagtggTGAACCGACAGCTCTCacgaaggaagaagaaaagaaacaaccagATGAGGAGCCCATGGATATGGTAGTAGAAAAGCAAGAAGAAACAGATCACAAGAATGACAATCAAATATTAACTGAAATTGTTGAAGCTAAAatggcagaggaattgaaaccaaTGGATACCGACAAGGAGAGCATAGCTGAATCAAAATCCCCAGAGATGTCTATGCAGGAAGATTGTATTAGTGACATTGCACCGATGCAGACTGATGAACAGACAAATAAGGAGCAGTTTGTGCCTGGTCCTAATGAGAAGCCTTTGTACACTGCAGAACCAGTGACTCTGGAGGATTTGCAGTTACTTGCTGATCTGTTCTATCTTCCATATGAGCATGGACCCAAGGGAGCACAGATGTTACGGGAGTTCCAGTGGCTTCGAGCAAATAGCAGTGTTGTCAGTGTCAATTGCAAAGGAAAAGACTCTGAAAAG ATTGAAGAATGGAGGTCACGGGCAGCCAAGTTTGAAGAAATGTGTGGACTCGTAATGGGCATGTTCACTCGGCTCTCCAATTGTGCCAACAGGACGATCCTTTATGACATGTACTCCTATGTTTGGGATATCAAGAGTATAATGTCTATGGTGAAGTCTTTTGTACAATGGTTAG GGTGTCGTAGTCATTCTTCAGCACAGTTCTTAATTGGAGACCAAGAACCCTGGGCCTTTAGAGGTGGTCTAGCAGGAGAGTTCCAG cGTTTGCTGCCAATTGATGGGGCAAATGATCTCTTTTTTCAACCACCCCCACTGACTCCCACCTCCAAAGTTTATACTATCAGACCATACTTTCCTAAAGATGAG GCTTCCGTGTACAAGATTTGCAGAGAAATGTATGACGATGGAGTGGGTTTACCTTTTCAAAGTCAGCCTGACCTTATTGGAGACAA GTTGGTAGGAGGACTGCTTTCTCTCAGCCTGGATTACTGTTTTGTCCTAGAAGATGAAGATGGCATATGTGGTTATGCCCTGGGCACAGTAGATGTGACCCccttcattaaaaaatgtaaaatttcctgGATTCCCTTCATGCAGGAGAAGTATACCAAGCCAAATGGTGATAAAGAACTTTCTGAGGCTGAG AAAATAATGTTGAGTTTCCATGAAGAACAGGAAGTGTTACCAGAAACTTTCCTTGCCAACTTTCCTTCTCTGATAAAGATGGATATTCACAAGAAAGTGACTGACCCAAGCGTAGCTAAAAGCATGATGGCTTGCCTTCTGTCTTCATTGAAGGCTAATG gcTCCAGGGGGGCTTTCTGTGAAGTAAGACCAGATGATAAAAGAATTCTGGAATTTTACAGCAAGTTAGGCTGTTTCGAAATTGCAAAAATGGAAGGATTTCCGAAGGATGTGGTTATACTTGGTCGAAGCCTGTAA